From the Lathyrus oleraceus cultivar Zhongwan6 chromosome 4, CAAS_Psat_ZW6_1.0, whole genome shotgun sequence genome, one window contains:
- the LOC127075387 gene encoding mitogen-activated protein kinase 19, which produces MTQKIQLKKDSKELEFFTEYGEANRYKILEIIGKGSYGVVCAAIDTHTGEKVAIKKIQDAFEHISDAVRILREVKLLRLLRHPDIVDIKRIMLPPSKREFRDIYVVFELMESDLHQVIKANDDLTREHHQFFLYQMLRALKYMHSANVYHRDLKPKNILANANCKLKICDFGLARVSFNDAPTSIFWTDYVATRWYRAPELCGSFSSKYTPAIDIWSIGCIFAEALLGKPLFPGKSVVHQLDLITDLLGTPLPETITGVRNDNARKYLSGMRKKPPVPFEHKFSNADPLALHLLQRLLAFDPKDRPTAEQALADPYFKGLAKVEREPSCKPISKLEFEFERRRITKDDVRELVYREILEYHPQLLKDYMNGTESGNFLYPSAIDQLRKQFAYLEENDGKSGPVPAPERKHVSVPRSTVHPCSILPSKQSTHALYDNKQMAEETSNKSFRGVGANSGNQIRMVQPPPRVPAKPGRVVGPVLLYEYERIAKSSNDPRMVYPNTTQSVSTHNVFSTHPSNPKTTSNTHKDFSQDKNEFQSQQYNLQAAPTTDSNNYPYRRRGNNNNLNDHVTSMDAKLLQTQSHLDVVGAAAVAVATQSHRYSRGIQYSLS; this is translated from the exons ATGACGCAGAAAATTCAGCTCAAGAAG GATTCGAAAGAGTTGGAGTTTTTCACTGAGTATGGGGAAGCCAACAGATACAAGATTCTTGAGATTATTGGGAAGGGTAGCTATGGAGTTGTTTGTGCAGCGATTGACACACACACTGGGGAAAAGGTTGCGATAAAGAAGATTCAGGATGCCTTTGAGCATATTTCTGATGCTGTTAGAATCCTCCGTGAAGTCAAGTTGTTGAGGCTTTTAAGGCACCCTGATATTGTTGATATTAAGAGGATCATGTTGCCACCATcaaagagagagtttagagaTATTTATGTGGTGTTTGAGCTTATGGAGTCTGATCTCCATCAAGTCATCAAAGCTAATGATGACTTAACGCGTGAACACCATCAGTTTTTTCTTTATCAGATGCTACGTGCGTTGAAGTATATGCATTCCG CTAATGTGTACCACAGAGATCTTAAGCCTAAGAATATACTGGCAAACGCCAATTGCAAGCTCAAAATCTGTGATTTTGGACTTGCAAGAGTTTCATTTAATGATGCTCCAACATCAATATTTTGGACG GACTATGTTGCTACAAGATGGTATAGAGCTCCAGAGTTGTGTGGATCATTCTCTTCTAAG TACACACCAGCAATTGATATATGGAGCATCGGATGCATTTTTGCCGAGGCGCTGTTGGGAAAGCCACTGTTTCCTGGTAAAAGTGTCGTGCATCAGTTAGATTTGATTACTGACCTTCTTGGGACACCATTGCCTGAAACTATTACAGGA GTTAGAAATGATAATGCAAGGAAGTACTTGTCGGGAATGCGGAAGAAACCTCCTGTGCCATTTGAACACAAATTCTCAAATGCTGATCCATTGGCACTTCACCTTTTGCAGAGGCTCCTAGCCTTTGATCCAAAGGATCGACCAACTGCCGAACAG GCACTAGCTGATCCCTACTTCAAGGGCTTGGCAAAAGTTGAAAGAGAACCTTCTTGTAAGCCAATATCAAAATTGGAATTTGAGTTTGAGAGGAGACGTATAACAAAGGACGATGTTAGGGAACTAGTATATCGGGAAATACTGGAGTATCATCCTCAACTGCTCAAAGATTACATGAATGGAACTGAAAGCGGCAATTTCCTCTATCCTAG TGCAATAGATCAATTAAGAAAGCAATTTGCTTATCTTGAGGAAAATGATGGTAAAAGTGGACCTGTGCCTGCTCCTGAAAGAAAGCATGTCTCCGTTCCAAG GTCCACTGTTCACCCTTGTTCGATTCTTCCTAGTAAGCAGTCAACCCATGCTTTGTATGATAACAAGCAAATGGCAGAAGAGACATCTAATAAGAGTTTTAGAGGAGTTGGAGCAAATTCTGGAAATCAGATAAGGATGGTACAGCCCCCACCACGGGTGCCAG CTAAGCCAGGGAGAGTTGTAGGCCCAGTTCTATTGTATGAATACGAGAGAATTGCAAAATCTTCTAACGACCCAAGGATGGTTTATCCAAATACTACTCAATCAGTCTCGACTCACAATGTCTTTAGTACCCATCCCTCGAACCCGAAGACTACATCAAACACACACAAGGACTTTTCACAAGACAAGAATGAATTCCAATCCCAGCAGTACAACTTACAAGCTGCACCAACCACTGATTCCAACAATTACCCATACCGCCGGCGAGGCAATAACAACAACCTAAATGATCATGTAACATCTATGGATGCAAAACTGCTGCAGACACAATCTCATCTTGACGTAGTTGGTGCTGCAGCAGTAGCGGTTGCCACTCAGAGTCACAGGTATTCAAGGGGTATTCAGTATAGTTTGTCTTAG